One region of Carassius gibelio isolate Cgi1373 ecotype wild population from Czech Republic chromosome A1, carGib1.2-hapl.c, whole genome shotgun sequence genomic DNA includes:
- the LOC128017754 gene encoding E3 ubiquitin-protein ligase NEURL1 isoform X2 — MGGQITRNALYDSLGGPFPSTAHRCHHKPKRCLHMHLCGGVPVSPLLFHPNAKGSQIVMDLTQRSVKRQASFCNAITFSNRPIALYEQVRLKITKKQCCWSGALRLGFTSKDPSRINPDSLPKYACPDLVSQSGFWAKALPEEFANEGNLISFWVDKKGRVFYRINDSSPMLFFSGVRTTEPLWALIDVYGLTRGVQLLDSEVVPPDLLRPRSFTTVRGSASLRREADTSRLSVSLCDLNLQQVDARLRLPPAPVTCPIPQNSMNSQQSSLLPHTLECDLRFHQLRGAHIKTLNEQTVARSEHNREERTLVFTDRPLRIGETIFIKVLKSSPARSGSLSYGVTSCDPAVLRPSDLPYNPEALVDRKEFWAVCRVPTALQSGDILGFLVTQEGEVILSHNGNNVGMQVCVDNSRPLWMFFGLHGAVTQLRILGSTFLGDAHDPSSPGSPSASPLSPSGLCNGSPEPSLNERGCSATFCSSTEGTTPNSPIILPKSPTFPSASGSWPDECSICYENTVDTVIYACGHMCLCYTCGLRLKKMANASCPICRRAIKDIIKTYRST; from the exons ATGGGAGGCCAGATAACCCGAAACGCCTTGTACG ACTCTCTGGGAGGACCGTTCCCCTCAACCGCTCACCGATGCCACCACAAACCCAAACGCTGTTTACACATGCATCTGTGTGGAGGTGTCCCTGTGAGCCCCCTTCTCTTCCACCCCAACGCTAAAGGCTCTCAGATAGTCATGGATCTAACACAAAGGAGCGTCAAACGGCAGGCCAGCTTCTGCAACGCCATCACTTTCAGCAACCGGCCCATTGCTCTTTATGAGCAGGTCCGCTTAAAG ATAACTAAAAAGCAATGCTGCTGGAGTGGTGCTCTCCGCCTGGGATTTACTTCTAAGGACCCGTCTCGAATCAATCCCGACAGCCTGCCCAAATACGCCTGCCCTGACCTGGTATCCCAGAGCGGCTTTTGGGCCAAGGCCCTGCCAGAAGAGTTTGCAAACGAAGGAAACCTCATTTCCTTCTGGGTGGATAAGAAGGGGAGAGTGTTTTACCGCATCAATGATTCCAGCCCCATGCTGTTCTTCAGTGGCGTTCGGACCACAGAGCCACTATGGGCCCTCATTGATGTCTACGGTCTGACCAGAGGAGTGCAACTGCTGG ACAGTGAAGTCGTCCCTCCAGACCTTCTCCGCCCACGATCCTTCACCACAGTACGTGGATCTGCCTCATTACGACGTGAAGCAGACACCTCCCGCCTGTCTGTCAGTCTTTGCGATCTTAACCTGCAACAAGTTGATGCCAGGCTTCGACTCCCTCCCGCCCCCGTCACCTGTCCCATTCCTCAAAATTCCATGAACTCCCAGCAGTCATCACTGCTTCCTCACACCTTGGAATGTGACCTACGTTTCCACCAGCTACGAGGTGCCCACATCAAAACCCTTAATGAACAGACTGTGGCGCGATCCGAACACAACCGTGAAGAACGCACTCTGGTCTTCACAGATCGCCCACTACGAATTGGTGAAACCATCTTCATTAAAGTCCTTAAGTCCAGCCCTGCTCGATCTGGGTCTCTCTCTTACGGTGTGACATCCTGTGACCCAGCAGTGCTTCGCCCTAGTGATCTCCCTTACAATCCTGAAGCACTGGTTGACCGTAAGGAATTCTGGGCGGTGTGCAGGGTGCCTACTGCTTTGCAGAGTGGCGATATCCTTGGTTTTCTGGTCACACAGGAAGGGGAAGTCATTCTGAGTCATAATGGTAACAATGTGGGGATGCAGGTGTGTGTGGACAACTCGCGACCACTCTGGATGTTCTTTGGACTGCATGGTGCTGTCACACAGCTGAGGATTCTAG GCTCCACTTTCTTGGGTGATGCTCATGACCCGTCCAGCCCTGGCTCACCCTCTGCCTCACCCCTTTCACCCTCAGGCCTGTGCAATGGAAGTCCAGAGCCCAGTCTCAATGAACGTGGCTGTTCTGCTACCTTCTGCAGCTCCACTGAAG GAACAACACCCAACTCACCCATCATTCTCCCTAAATCCCCCACTTTCCCATCTGCCTCAGGCTCATGGCCGGATGAGTGTTCTATCTGCTATGAAAACACAGTGGACACCGTAATCTACGCCTGCGGACACATGTGTCTCTGCTACACCTGCGGTCTCCGCCTCAAAAAAATGGCCAACGCTAGCTGTCCTATCTGTAGGAGAGCTATCAAAGACATTATTAAGACCTACCGGAGCACTTAG
- the LOC128017754 gene encoding E3 ubiquitin-protein ligase NEURL1 isoform X1, with the protein MGNSVSGIRALHRGQQNRFQRLPNSHKDSLGGPFPSTAHRCHHKPKRCLHMHLCGGVPVSPLLFHPNAKGSQIVMDLTQRSVKRQASFCNAITFSNRPIALYEQVRLKITKKQCCWSGALRLGFTSKDPSRINPDSLPKYACPDLVSQSGFWAKALPEEFANEGNLISFWVDKKGRVFYRINDSSPMLFFSGVRTTEPLWALIDVYGLTRGVQLLDSEVVPPDLLRPRSFTTVRGSASLRREADTSRLSVSLCDLNLQQVDARLRLPPAPVTCPIPQNSMNSQQSSLLPHTLECDLRFHQLRGAHIKTLNEQTVARSEHNREERTLVFTDRPLRIGETIFIKVLKSSPARSGSLSYGVTSCDPAVLRPSDLPYNPEALVDRKEFWAVCRVPTALQSGDILGFLVTQEGEVILSHNGNNVGMQVCVDNSRPLWMFFGLHGAVTQLRILGSTFLGDAHDPSSPGSPSASPLSPSGLCNGSPEPSLNERGCSATFCSSTEGTTPNSPIILPKSPTFPSASGSWPDECSICYENTVDTVIYACGHMCLCYTCGLRLKKMANASCPICRRAIKDIIKTYRST; encoded by the exons ACTCTCTGGGAGGACCGTTCCCCTCAACCGCTCACCGATGCCACCACAAACCCAAACGCTGTTTACACATGCATCTGTGTGGAGGTGTCCCTGTGAGCCCCCTTCTCTTCCACCCCAACGCTAAAGGCTCTCAGATAGTCATGGATCTAACACAAAGGAGCGTCAAACGGCAGGCCAGCTTCTGCAACGCCATCACTTTCAGCAACCGGCCCATTGCTCTTTATGAGCAGGTCCGCTTAAAG ATAACTAAAAAGCAATGCTGCTGGAGTGGTGCTCTCCGCCTGGGATTTACTTCTAAGGACCCGTCTCGAATCAATCCCGACAGCCTGCCCAAATACGCCTGCCCTGACCTGGTATCCCAGAGCGGCTTTTGGGCCAAGGCCCTGCCAGAAGAGTTTGCAAACGAAGGAAACCTCATTTCCTTCTGGGTGGATAAGAAGGGGAGAGTGTTTTACCGCATCAATGATTCCAGCCCCATGCTGTTCTTCAGTGGCGTTCGGACCACAGAGCCACTATGGGCCCTCATTGATGTCTACGGTCTGACCAGAGGAGTGCAACTGCTGG ACAGTGAAGTCGTCCCTCCAGACCTTCTCCGCCCACGATCCTTCACCACAGTACGTGGATCTGCCTCATTACGACGTGAAGCAGACACCTCCCGCCTGTCTGTCAGTCTTTGCGATCTTAACCTGCAACAAGTTGATGCCAGGCTTCGACTCCCTCCCGCCCCCGTCACCTGTCCCATTCCTCAAAATTCCATGAACTCCCAGCAGTCATCACTGCTTCCTCACACCTTGGAATGTGACCTACGTTTCCACCAGCTACGAGGTGCCCACATCAAAACCCTTAATGAACAGACTGTGGCGCGATCCGAACACAACCGTGAAGAACGCACTCTGGTCTTCACAGATCGCCCACTACGAATTGGTGAAACCATCTTCATTAAAGTCCTTAAGTCCAGCCCTGCTCGATCTGGGTCTCTCTCTTACGGTGTGACATCCTGTGACCCAGCAGTGCTTCGCCCTAGTGATCTCCCTTACAATCCTGAAGCACTGGTTGACCGTAAGGAATTCTGGGCGGTGTGCAGGGTGCCTACTGCTTTGCAGAGTGGCGATATCCTTGGTTTTCTGGTCACACAGGAAGGGGAAGTCATTCTGAGTCATAATGGTAACAATGTGGGGATGCAGGTGTGTGTGGACAACTCGCGACCACTCTGGATGTTCTTTGGACTGCATGGTGCTGTCACACAGCTGAGGATTCTAG GCTCCACTTTCTTGGGTGATGCTCATGACCCGTCCAGCCCTGGCTCACCCTCTGCCTCACCCCTTTCACCCTCAGGCCTGTGCAATGGAAGTCCAGAGCCCAGTCTCAATGAACGTGGCTGTTCTGCTACCTTCTGCAGCTCCACTGAAG GAACAACACCCAACTCACCCATCATTCTCCCTAAATCCCCCACTTTCCCATCTGCCTCAGGCTCATGGCCGGATGAGTGTTCTATCTGCTATGAAAACACAGTGGACACCGTAATCTACGCCTGCGGACACATGTGTCTCTGCTACACCTGCGGTCTCCGCCTCAAAAAAATGGCCAACGCTAGCTGTCCTATCTGTAGGAGAGCTATCAAAGACATTATTAAGACCTACCGGAGCACTTAG